A window of Crateriforma spongiae genomic DNA:
AAAAGGAACGGTGCAGACCCTGGTGGACATCGGCGAAGCCTTGTTCAGCAACCAGCGTGCAAACTTGGGTGCTTTGAAAGTGACCTTGCAGAAGTTCTACCTGCCCGACGGTGAAAGCACACAGCTGAAGGGTGTGCCAGCCGACATCGTTTTGCCCAGCATCATCGCGAAGATGGACGTCGGCGAAAGCGATTTGGATTACGCGATCGAATTCGACCGTGTCCCGGCAAAACGTCACGATCTGTACAGCCTTGTGCCTCGCAGCATGGTCGACCAGCTGCGTCGCAACTCACAGATGCGTGTTCAGCAGAACGACGAATTCACCGACCTGCTGCGTCGCATCGAACTGTACGTCCGCCAAAAGGAACGTGACACGTTGTCGATCAACGAAGAAGAATTCAAAGCACGCCGCAAGGAACTCGAAGCCGCCGAGGAAGACGACAAGCTGGCCGAAGAGATGAGCGAACCGAGTGATAAGATTTATCCCGATTCGTTCTACTATGACGAAGTGATGAATATCACTTACGAGTACATCCAGGCCTTGCGTGCCCAGAACTTGGCTCGGCTGAATTAGGCCCGCCGCCGGGGCTCACGACAATCACTCAACGCGACCTCCCGATCCGGCAGGTCGCGTTTTTTTTGCGCCCACCCCCAAAGTCGTCTTTCGCTCCGCGAAAGTGGCGTTCGCGCCCCACTCACCGATCGCGGAATTTCCCCCCGTCCCCTTATTAGCGACCGGCCTACCCAAAGTCGCCTTTCGCTCCGCGAAAGTGGCGTTCGCGCCCCACTCACCGACCGCTGAAAGCCTCCGTCTGGGACAACCGAGACCAAAAGCCACCCCCTCCCCTTTTTCGCGACGTCTGTGGCCCCAAGTGTTCGTGTCGTTGCGATCCTGGCTTCTGAATCGTGACCCACCGCAAACTCAGCCTTCCGTAACGCAACCCGTATGGAGCAACAGACAGCAATCCTCGTCGACAGATGTTCTGGATCATCGCTCACGGGCTCACCTACGCACCGAGAAGCAAGACGGGAAGGTCACGGCTATCCAACCAAAGCATCCACAAGGTTCCCATCTCGCTATAAGCCAGTCCAAAACCAGTTTTCACAAAAAACGACACGGCGGTGGACAGGGGAGGGTATAATAACGCCTCTTCGGGGCACCTTGGATTACCAAGGGAGTATCATCGATTGTCAGGGGCAAGTTCGAAGATGAAGGGGCGAACGAAACCGAAAGGTCGTCAGTTTCTCGGGGGGCGTTTCGGTTTCTGGAATCTCCGACCGGTTTGCGGCATCTTGGTATTCGTCGTACCGGTCGTCTTGCCGATTCTCTGGTCTCTCTTGCACTCCACGATCCAACACGGTCCTGGCGTGCAGGTGATCAGTCGCGATGTTTACGTAGAAGAGCACGGCAGCCTTCCATTGGATCTGGAAATCCAAAACAGATCATCGGATGACCTGATTCTCGTCGGCTTTACCTGTCGTTTCACCTGTGATGCTCAGCTTGTATCCGAGGAACTACCCAAGCTCATTAGGGCGGGCAACACGGTCCGGCTCAGTGCACAGTTGCGAATTGACGGCCGGTGGTTGTGCCCAAATACTCGCTCTGCGCAACGTCGAACAGCCAGTGTCCAGGCGGTCTATCGAATCGGAGATTCGCCGTTGCTAGTGGGGCCAGAAACCAAAGCAGAGGTGAGTTTTAAACGTGGGGTTTGGGTGGAGAGATCTGCAATCTTATCCGGGCCCCGTGATGCCAACCGCTACACTCACCGCGAGTTCGCGACATGCTGGATCGCGGATCCAACCATCTGCAGCTTCGCTTAGTTCAGACTGATGGTACCGAACTCGTCGCAATCATTGGAGTTCTTCAACTGTGAAAGCGGGTGATTCGCGCCATGTTTAAACCGGCACTTATTGCACAGATATTGGTTTTGTGCTCGTTCTGTTATCCCACCCCGTCGATCGCGTCGGATACGGTCGAAATGATCGCGAAAGCATGGAACGCGACGGCGGCGAAGTCAATCGACGACGACCTTCAGATGGGGTTGCGCGGGCGGCTCGTGTGGCCGCGGCATTCACAGGTGAAGTTCGATGACGACGGATCTCCAATGCGATCTGGACGTTATCCCAGCAAAACGGTCACCGCGAAGTTGCTCATGGATGTCAAAATCAACATCGACAGCCACGCATGGGTGACCTGCGAAACGATCCCCCAATTGGTTCAGGGGACAGACGAAGTCAAGTTGTATCCGTCAGTAAAATGCTTTGATGGCGACGCTGCAACGTTGTACTCTCCGTATACAGGAACCAACGGTACGTGTGATGGAAACCAATTGACCGTGGACGGACGTCCGTACGCGGAATATGGCATCAATGGAGACGAGTTGAATGCGAGGCCGACGCATCACTGGCTTTGCGTCGCTGCATTGATGACCCGCGGCCTGCTGGTGGACGAAAATTTCAAACCCATCGATTTCACGGACGAGCTCGCGAAAGGCTGCTTAACGTTGGTGCCTGATGAGCCAAGCACTGGCTCCGATGAGGAAGAGACGTTGCTGGTGCGATGGCAACCCGATCTCGGTCCAATGAGTTTTTCTGCGGGCCACCCAACGGAAGAATTCATATGCAATCATGATCCACCGTATAAGGTCGTCCGGCGCACCATGTTCATTGGAGACCTTCATTTTTTGGATATCGACGCAACCGCTTCTGACCGGAACCACGATCATTTCGACCGATTGACGGTGACCTTCTTTGATCCGATGTTTGCCTCAAAGCCTGAGGCGGTGACGATGGCCTTCGACGGAGAAACGGTCGCTCTGGACAGCTTGCAGACGTTAGGAGCAAGGGTTGCAGGTTATCGAATCACTCCTCCGCAAGGCACATGGGTGGAAGACCTCCGAACAGGGCACCGCTTTCTTCTGCAGGATTCCACCAGCCAAATGAAGTGGCTGAGTATTCTTCTAAGCCTAATCGTGACTCTCGTTCTTTGTATCGGAGTGTACCGCCGTTGGCGCACTCGGTCGCCCTAGCTCTTGAAACGAGTTTTCAAATGTCGATGCTCAAAATTGTCTTTGGCCAGTAACCAAAGGAACGGTGATGCGAGGATTCACGCTCCTTGAACTGCTCGTCACACTTTCAATTTTTGCGATGCTGGTTGGGATTGGTGCGATTGCCGTACACAATGCCCGCGAATCGAGCCGAACGATGATGTGCTCCAACCGGCTCCGGCAAAACGGTCTGGCATTTCATAGCTTTCACGCTCGGACAGATTTTCTCCCTCACAACGGAGGTGAAGTGAGTGGCCAAATGATTTCAGATGTCGACGGCCGCCCCTTCCAACCGAGGACCATCCATCGCCACACTGGCCACATCGCCGTCTGGGGCGTGGGCTCTCCACGACAGTCCGTTACGAAACAGGGAGGCCCTTGGTCGTATAGCCTACTTCCAGATCTGGGACACCAAGGACAATTCGAGCGACTCGTCTATTCGTTGTTGATCTCGACATTCCGGTGCCCGTCTCGAAGCCGCGGAATTCCTGAGGCGCCGAAACAAGATGATTCTGGGATCTACATCGGTGGTGGCCATCGATATTCAAAGATCGACTTTGCGGCAAATCGAAAGCTGATCGGTGATCGTCCAATCGCACGACGCCTTTCGTATGTTCAAGACGGAAACTCCAATACGATCCTCGTTGCAGAGAAGGCCTATCACCCACTGATCCAAACCGCAACGTCTTGGTGGCATGACGAGCCGCCCTGGTTGGGAGGCAGTCATGGAACGGCTCGCAGCGGTGCCGATCTTGGTCGAGATGGCCTCGACGCCCCGTTTCGAAATGGATGGGGATCCGCACATCCGGCGACGTTGAATGTTTGTTTCCTCGATGGGCATGTTCAACAGGTTTCATACGAGATTGACCGCCGCGTTTGGCTACAATGGTTATCCCCCAATGCAAGAGAATGATCCACCGAAGGCCGGCGCCGGGGATCGCGTGGGAACGGCTCTTGTTCGATTGGCGATTGCGATTCTTTTTTTTCTGGGCGCGTTTAGCCATGGCCCGTTGGCATCGTATTCTTCTCAGGCGGACCTCAAAGGACGTGCATTTTTAGGGGCTCACGG
This region includes:
- a CDS encoding DUF1559 family PulG-like putative transporter; amino-acid sequence: MRGFTLLELLVTLSIFAMLVGIGAIAVHNARESSRTMMCSNRLRQNGLAFHSFHARTDFLPHNGGEVSGQMISDVDGRPFQPRTIHRHTGHIAVWGVGSPRQSVTKQGGPWSYSLLPDLGHQGQFERLVYSLLISTFRCPSRSRGIPEAPKQDDSGIYIGGGHRYSKIDFAANRKLIGDRPIARRLSYVQDGNSNTILVAEKAYHPLIQTATSWWHDEPPWLGGSHGTARSGADLGRDGLDAPFRNGWGSAHPATLNVCFLDGHVQQVSYEIDRRVWLQWLSPNARE